In the genome of Acetobacter oryzifermentans, one region contains:
- a CDS encoding 5-formyltetrahydrofolate cyclo-ligase, giving the protein MVAPHTPPPQGDPPAVAARKKELRQHCMATLKARDEALDSGILTHLHTLLRPLLPAVVAGVWPLPHEVNLCPLCHILVGTGATIVLPETPPRGQPLIFRRWTPHAPMMQGRFGTEFPDGPVLQPTIILVPLLGFDRTGNRLGYGGGYYDRTLAALPDARSIGYAPSCQELDSLPAGPYDRPLSCIVTEKEILHFD; this is encoded by the coding sequence ATGGTGGCTCCGCACACTCCCCCCCCACAAGGTGATCCGCCTGCTGTGGCCGCGCGCAAAAAAGAACTGCGCCAACACTGCATGGCCACGCTAAAAGCGCGTGATGAAGCGCTGGATAGCGGTATCCTTACCCACCTGCATACACTTCTGCGCCCCCTGTTGCCCGCTGTTGTTGCCGGCGTGTGGCCCCTACCGCATGAAGTAAATCTATGCCCGCTGTGCCACATATTGGTGGGTACAGGCGCAACCATTGTGCTGCCTGAAACACCACCACGCGGGCAGCCCCTTATTTTTCGGCGCTGGACGCCCCATGCCCCCATGATGCAAGGCCGTTTTGGCACTGAGTTTCCTGATGGCCCGGTTCTGCAACCCACCATTATATTGGTGCCCTTGCTAGGGTTTGACCGCACAGGCAACCGGCTAGGATATGGTGGCGGATATTATGATCGCACTTTGGCCGCCCTGCCCGATGCACGCAGCATTGGGTATGCGCCATCTTGCCAAGAATTAGACAGTCTTCCGGCTGGCCCGTATGACAGGCCGCTTTCCTGTATTGTGACTGAAAAGGAGATTCTCCATTTTGACTAA
- a CDS encoding NUDIX hydrolase, giving the protein MVSAPPTSPAVGCGAAIVNNAGHILLLRRLKQPEAGCWGLPGGKVDPFETVPAAVIREVLEETGLNVQLGALLCVVDQIDPAAGTHWVAPVYRVQQYTGQPHICEPHKHNGLEWFALDALPQPLTIATQQAVAVLKHQDA; this is encoded by the coding sequence GTGGTGAGTGCGCCACCAACCTCACCCGCAGTAGGGTGTGGCGCTGCCATTGTAAATAATGCAGGCCATATTTTGCTGCTGCGTCGCCTCAAGCAGCCAGAAGCAGGTTGCTGGGGGTTGCCGGGTGGCAAGGTAGATCCGTTTGAAACCGTACCGGCTGCCGTTATCCGCGAAGTGCTGGAAGAAACCGGCTTAAACGTGCAGTTAGGTGCGTTGCTTTGCGTGGTGGATCAAATTGACCCAGCCGCAGGCACGCACTGGGTTGCCCCCGTTTACAGGGTGCAGCAGTACACGGGGCAGCCCCATATCTGCGAGCCACATAAACATAATGGGCTGGAATGGTTTGCTCTGGATGCGTTGCCGCAGCCCCTTACGATTGCAACGCAGCAAGCAGTGGCCGTCTTGAAGCATCAGGACGCGTAA
- a CDS encoding TIGR01459 family HAD-type hydrolase — protein MIAQQTVEDMQQITGLAALADQYDGYIIDLWGTVHDGVQPYPGAVECLQALRASGKKIVMLSNAPRPADVVCAQLEAFGISRELHDGVMTSGEETRRLLKARTDPWFANLGQKVLHIGGTHDLGLYNGLDVQRVAQPADADFIMNTGPDAERGVGSLDPYLPELRACLERGLPMVCANPDMVVVKGGKRQICAGALAAFYAEQGGKVSWIGKPYPRVYEPVFEMLNVPRPRILAIGDALATDMRGASAVGVAGLWILGGIHQEMIGDDIQLAKEEAKAVGLAPVAAIKRLVW, from the coding sequence ATGATAGCGCAGCAAACTGTAGAAGATATGCAGCAGATTACAGGCCTTGCCGCGCTGGCAGACCAGTACGATGGCTACATTATAGATCTATGGGGCACAGTGCATGATGGTGTGCAACCATATCCCGGTGCCGTAGAGTGTTTGCAGGCCCTGCGTGCATCAGGCAAAAAAATTGTCATGCTTTCCAATGCGCCGCGTCCGGCAGATGTCGTATGTGCGCAGCTTGAAGCCTTTGGTATTTCGCGTGAACTGCATGACGGGGTGATGACAAGTGGTGAAGAAACGCGCCGTTTGTTAAAAGCCCGGACAGACCCGTGGTTTGCCAATTTGGGGCAGAAAGTGCTGCATATTGGCGGCACACATGATCTGGGTCTGTACAACGGGCTGGACGTGCAACGCGTAGCACAGCCTGCGGATGCCGATTTTATTATGAACACCGGGCCAGATGCCGAGCGCGGCGTGGGATCACTGGATCCATATCTGCCAGAACTGCGTGCTTGTCTGGAACGTGGCCTGCCAATGGTGTGCGCCAACCCGGATATGGTGGTGGTAAAAGGTGGCAAGCGGCAGATTTGTGCTGGGGCTCTGGCAGCATTTTACGCGGAACAAGGTGGCAAGGTCAGCTGGATAGGTAAACCATACCCCCGTGTGTACGAGCCTGTTTTTGAGATGCTGAATGTGCCACGCCCGCGTATTCTGGCCATTGGTGATGCACTGGCTACCGATATGCGTGGTGCTTCTGCTGTGGGCGTTGCCGGGCTGTGGATTTTGGGGGGCATCCATCAGGAAATGATCGGGGATGACATCCAGTTGGCAAAAGAAGAAGCCAAGGCCGTAGGTTTGGCCCCGGTTGCGGCTATTAAAAGATTGGTGTGGTGA
- a CDS encoding TIGR00282 family metallophosphoesterase — translation MRLLFLGDIVGRTGREAVLSRLPALREKLALDLVVVNAENASHGFGLSPAIATSLLQGGVDVLTLGNHAWDRRDLIGHITSEPRIVRPLNYPPGTPGQGSVVVELADGRKALVVNVMGRLFMDPLDDPFRCMNELLNKHRLGATIQAAIVDVHAEATSEKWAMGHMLDGRVSLVVGTHTHTPTADHRILASGTAFQTDAGMCGDYDSVIGMTKEPAVTRFVRKMPGERLQPAEGEATICGIMVETEDATGLARRVAPLRQGGLLAQTLPDF, via the coding sequence GTGAGACTCCTTTTTCTGGGTGATATTGTTGGCCGCACTGGCCGCGAAGCCGTTTTAAGCCGCCTGCCTGCCTTGCGTGAAAAATTGGCGCTGGATCTGGTTGTGGTCAATGCCGAAAACGCCAGCCACGGCTTTGGCCTTTCCCCCGCCATTGCCACATCCTTGCTGCAAGGCGGCGTAGATGTGCTTACCCTTGGCAACCATGCGTGGGATCGGCGTGATCTGATCGGGCATATTACCTCCGAACCTCGCATTGTGCGCCCGCTCAACTATCCCCCCGGTACACCCGGCCAAGGCAGTGTGGTGGTAGAACTGGCAGATGGCCGCAAAGCTCTTGTGGTCAACGTGATGGGTCGCCTGTTCATGGACCCGCTGGATGATCCCTTCCGGTGCATGAATGAACTGCTCAACAAGCATCGCCTTGGCGCCACCATACAAGCGGCCATTGTGGATGTGCATGCAGAAGCCACGAGCGAAAAATGGGCAATGGGTCATATGCTGGATGGCCGTGTATCTTTGGTTGTGGGTACGCACACACATACCCCCACAGCAGACCATAGGATTCTGGCCTCTGGCACGGCGTTTCAGACAGATGCTGGGATGTGCGGAGATTACGACAGCGTTATTGGCATGACCAAGGAACCCGCGGTTACCCGTTTTGTACGCAAAATGCCGGGTGAACGCCTACAACCTGCAGAAGGCGAAGCCACAATATGCGGAATTATGGTGGAAACAGAAGATGCCACGGGCCTTGCCCGCCGTGTGGCTCCCCTCCGCCAAGGTGGCTTGCTGGCCCAGACACTGCCTGATTTCTAA